The sequence TTGTAATCGTTTTAGATCTAATCAGCGATACCTGAATATTCCGCTTGACAATAACCCAAAGTTCGACTATAATACTGTATAAGTCGAAAAGTCGAAATAGTTTTAAAGGTGGTCAGGTAGATGACAAAACACGAACTCAAACGTAAAAATATATTGTTAACCGCCCAGGCACTATTCGCGCGGTATGGGTTGTTCAAAACTACAATGGATGATATTGCCCACGCATTGCGGATGGGGAAAAGTACTCTTTATTACTATTTTAAAACCAAGGAAGACGTGTTTTTCGCTGTACTTCAGCTAGAAGTTGAGTCAATTAAGGAAACAATGCTGAAAGAGCTTAGTAAATGCCGCGGGCCAAAGGAACGGCTGGCTATGTTTGTGCTTTCCAGGATGAAATATCTACGCAAAATAGTTAATGTGTATTCCGCGTTT comes from Elusimicrobiota bacterium and encodes:
- a CDS encoding TetR/AcrR family transcriptional regulator, producing MTKHELKRKNILLTAQALFARYGLFKTTMDDIAHALRMGKSTLYYYFKTKEDVFFAVLQLEVESIKETMLKELSKCRGPKERLAMFVLSRMKYLRKIVNVYSAFKDEYLRNYEFINKIRTDFDRQEVGLVRGILEEGVASGVFKIKDIDLTAFTFVIAAKGLEYEWTLSLKEKEVERNINKMLEILFYGIVKK